A DNA window from Tenuifilaceae bacterium CYCD contains the following coding sequences:
- the npdA gene encoding NAD-dependent protein deacylase — MIRKRLVVLTGAGISAESGIRTFRDMGGLWEEYDVMEVASIDGWKRNPQLVLKFYNDRRRQLQNAQPNLAHISLANAEKDFIVNIITQNVDNLHERAGSSRILHLHGELQKAQSTADPNHIIDIGYNDINWGDKCPKGYQLRPHIVWFGEAVPAMSDAIKLTQSAEIFAVVGTSLNVYPAASLLDYVPKSCPIYLIDPNDVGIFQRNVTVIKEKASVGVTILLDMLKNN; from the coding sequence ATGATTAGAAAAAGGCTTGTTGTTCTCACTGGCGCAGGGATCAGTGCCGAAAGCGGAATTAGAACATTCCGCGATATGGGTGGATTATGGGAAGAGTACGATGTAATGGAGGTTGCTAGCATCGATGGCTGGAAACGAAATCCTCAACTGGTGCTAAAGTTTTATAACGATCGTCGTCGTCAACTACAAAATGCGCAACCCAATTTAGCACATATTTCGCTGGCTAATGCCGAAAAAGATTTCATCGTAAATATTATCACACAAAACGTAGATAACTTGCATGAACGCGCAGGCAGTTCACGCATTCTACACCTGCACGGCGAATTGCAAAAAGCGCAATCCACGGCCGATCCCAATCACATTATTGATATTGGGTACAACGATATTAACTGGGGCGATAAATGCCCTAAGGGATATCAGCTCCGTCCGCACATAGTCTGGTTTGGCGAAGCCGTTCCGGCAATGAGCGATGCAATAAAGTTGACTCAGAGTGCTGAAATTTTTGCCGTGGTAGGAACATCGTTGAACGTATATCCTGCAGCAAGCTTGCTCGATTATGTTCCCAAAAGTTGCCCTATTTACCTGATCGACCCCAACGATGTTGGTATATTCCAAAGAAACGTAACTGTAATTAAGGAAAAAGCATCGGTTGGTGTGACTATTTTGCTAGATATGCTTAAGAACAATTAA
- a CDS encoding protein translocase subunit SecDF, whose product MQNKGAIRFIAIALALVCVYQLSFTLVTKRVEKKASKYALVGNEVDKKKESHYLDSVSTETVYNFLWVRKYNYKECKEREINLGLDLKGGMNVMLEVSVTDLVRVLSGNSKDSAFVKAMDVAMKMPGSEHFIDKFGKAFQQVAPNARLASIFGTQELRGRVNFDSSNEDVLKVLKEEAENAIDNSFNILRNRIDKFGVAQPNIQRMENSGLIVIELPGVKEPERVRKLLQGTASLEFWETYEFADVYSSFIAANSKLVEIQAATAPEKETVTESKTTDLTAKKDSTQDELMAKLKNSEGKDTSAVANTDMAKKFPLFTLLRPNLNAQSQPLAGPMVGMAHYKDTARVNEILRMDQIRSLFPADVKFLWGVKSPKWDKSESIYELIAIKVTNRDGKAPLDGGAITDAKDAFGDQKGTAEVDMGMNAEGARIWARLTGENIGKCIAIVLDNYVYSYPRVQTEIKGGRSQITGDFTINEAKDLANVLKSGKLPAPAHIIKEELVGPSLGKEAINAGINSFIASFIVVLIYMIFYYSRSAGLVADFALLTNLFFMMGVLSSFGATLTLPGIAGIVLTMGMAVDANVLIFERIREEIRHGKGLSLAIKEGFSNALSAIIDGNVTTLLTGVILYIFGSGPIRGFATTLVIGILTTLFSGIFITRLIILWMEKRNLSLTFSTKLTENAFRNLRIDFIGIRKYGYIFSVVVIVIAIASLSIRGLNPGIDFVGGRSYIVRFEKPVTTVEVADQMKKVFGEAPEVKTIGSANQVKITTKYKITSNDPNVDGEVDNMIYTGSKPFMASSVSFDDFQNNYKQSSIKVGPTIAHDIKRDAFIAVIVALIAIFFYILIRFRYWSYSAGAVASLAHDSIFTLGLFSLLYFRVPFSLEADQSFIAAILTIIGYSINDTVIIFDRIREYMKLYPKRTRRENIDNAINDTLSRTFSTSFSTLIVLIPMFFFGGETIRGFVFALTCGIAVGTYSSVFVATPLAYDIEQWWERRKAKKA is encoded by the coding sequence ATGCAGAATAAAGGTGCGATACGTTTTATTGCCATTGCATTAGCGCTAGTTTGCGTTTATCAGCTTTCGTTTACTTTAGTTACCAAACGAGTAGAAAAGAAAGCCAGTAAATATGCTTTGGTTGGCAACGAGGTAGATAAAAAGAAGGAAAGCCACTACCTAGATTCAGTTTCAACAGAAACCGTTTATAATTTCCTTTGGGTTCGCAAGTACAATTACAAGGAATGTAAGGAAAGGGAGATCAACCTTGGACTTGACCTTAAAGGTGGAATGAACGTTATGCTCGAGGTGTCGGTTACCGACCTTGTAAGAGTCCTCTCCGGCAACAGCAAAGATTCAGCCTTTGTAAAGGCAATGGATGTTGCTATGAAAATGCCGGGTAGCGAGCATTTCATCGACAAATTTGGGAAAGCATTCCAGCAAGTAGCCCCCAATGCACGCTTGGCCTCTATTTTTGGAACTCAGGAGCTTCGTGGACGAGTAAATTTTGACTCTTCGAACGAGGATGTGCTTAAGGTTCTAAAGGAAGAAGCAGAAAATGCTATCGATAACTCATTTAACATTCTTCGTAATCGTATCGATAAGTTTGGGGTTGCTCAACCAAACATCCAACGCATGGAAAACTCTGGCTTAATTGTTATTGAGTTACCCGGCGTAAAAGAACCTGAACGCGTTCGTAAACTTCTACAAGGAACAGCTAGTCTTGAGTTTTGGGAAACATACGAATTTGCAGATGTTTACTCAAGTTTTATTGCCGCAAACAGCAAACTTGTAGAAATCCAAGCGGCTACTGCTCCTGAAAAAGAAACTGTTACCGAATCAAAAACCACCGATTTAACAGCCAAAAAGGACAGCACTCAGGATGAGTTAATGGCTAAACTAAAAAATAGTGAAGGTAAGGATACCTCTGCTGTTGCCAATACAGATATGGCTAAGAAGTTCCCCCTTTTCACACTTCTTCGTCCTAATCTGAATGCACAAAGCCAACCTCTTGCCGGACCAATGGTTGGTATGGCTCACTATAAAGATACAGCTAGGGTGAACGAGATTCTTCGTATGGATCAAATTCGTTCACTTTTTCCAGCAGATGTAAAATTCTTATGGGGCGTAAAATCTCCAAAATGGGATAAATCCGAAAGCATATATGAACTAATCGCCATTAAGGTTACCAACCGCGATGGAAAAGCTCCTCTTGATGGTGGTGCAATAACCGATGCAAAGGATGCCTTTGGTGATCAAAAAGGTACCGCTGAGGTTGATATGGGCATGAATGCCGAAGGCGCTAGAATTTGGGCCCGTTTAACTGGAGAAAATATTGGAAAGTGTATTGCTATTGTTCTTGATAATTACGTTTACTCATACCCAAGAGTACAAACCGAAATTAAGGGTGGCCGCTCACAAATCACTGGCGACTTTACCATTAATGAGGCAAAGGACTTAGCGAACGTGCTAAAATCAGGTAAACTTCCTGCTCCAGCACATATCATTAAGGAAGAACTTGTTGGTCCTTCACTAGGTAAAGAGGCTATCAATGCTGGTATTAACTCATTCATTGCTTCGTTTATAGTTGTACTTATTTACATGATATTCTACTATAGCCGAAGCGCTGGTTTGGTTGCCGACTTTGCATTGCTAACCAACCTATTCTTCATGATGGGAGTTCTATCCTCGTTTGGAGCAACCCTAACACTCCCCGGTATTGCCGGTATCGTTCTTACCATGGGTATGGCTGTTGATGCTAACGTGCTTATATTTGAGCGTATCAGAGAAGAAATCAGGCATGGAAAAGGTTTGAGCCTTGCCATTAAGGAAGGTTTCAGCAACGCACTTTCTGCAATCATCGATGGTAACGTAACAACGTTGCTAACCGGGGTAATCCTTTACATCTTTGGTTCTGGGCCTATCCGCGGTTTTGCTACAACCCTAGTAATAGGTATTCTTACCACATTATTCTCTGGTATTTTCATTACAAGGTTAATTATTCTTTGGATGGAGAAACGTAACCTTTCACTAACTTTCTCTACCAAACTTACCGAAAATGCATTCCGCAATTTAAGAATTGACTTTATTGGAATTAGAAAGTATGGTTATATATTCTCGGTTGTAGTTATAGTTATTGCTATTGCTTCGTTATCAATTAGAGGATTGAACCCCGGCATTGACTTTGTTGGAGGCCGTTCATACATTGTCCGTTTCGAAAAACCTGTAACAACCGTTGAGGTTGCCGATCAAATGAAAAAAGTATTTGGCGAAGCACCCGAAGTAAAAACTATTGGTAGCGCAAACCAAGTTAAAATTACTACCAAATACAAAATAACTTCAAACGATCCAAACGTTGACGGTGAAGTTGATAACATGATCTACACCGGGTCAAAACCATTTATGGCCTCTAGTGTATCATTCGATGATTTCCAAAACAACTACAAGCAAAGTTCCATTAAAGTTGGACCAACCATCGCACACGATATCAAGAGAGATGCATTCATTGCTGTTATTGTTGCGCTGATTGCGATATTCTTCTATATCTTAATCCGATTCCGTTACTGGAGTTACAGTGCTGGTGCTGTTGCATCATTAGCTCACGACTCAATATTCACCCTTGGATTGTTCTCGTTGCTTTACTTCAGGGTTCCATTTAGTCTCGAAGCCGATCAATCATTTATAGCGGCAATCCTTACAATCATTGGATATTCAATCAACGATACTGTAATTATCTTCGACCGTATCCGTGAGTACATGAAACTATATCCTAAACGTACCCGCAGAGAGAATATT